The nucleotide sequence AACGTATTGAGCTTGGGTAAGATTCAGCCCCGTACCTCCTGCTTTTAAACTAATTAAAAAGAAGCGACAGTCTGGGTTATCATTAAATTCACGCACCGGGACTTGGCGATCTTTGGTGGATCCATCCAAGCGAGTGTAATTCCATTTTGCTGATTGAATCCTCTCCTCGATCAAATCTAAAAACGTCGTGAATTGGGAGAAAATCAAGGCTTTGCTTCCGGATTCAAAAACTTGCTGAAGCTGGCTCATCAATACTGTGATTTTTGCTGACTCGACTTCTTTATAATCTTCATTTACTAGGCAGGGGTGACAGGCTGCTTGCCTAAGTCGAGTTAAAGCTGCGAGCATATTAAAGGGTTTATCACCCTCTTTCTTCTTTTCATCCTTTCCTTTTTCCTGAGCATAATACGCTTCAATTTCTCTATATATCTTATCTTGCACACCATCCATTTCACAAAAGAGTACTTGTTCAGTCTTAGGAGGAAGTTCCTTGGCCACTTCAGATTTCCTTCTCCTCAGCATTAGAGGATGAATGGTTTGACGTAAAGCCTCTAGATTTTTTTGACTGCATTTCGGGTCTAAATAAATTTTAGAAAAATGTTTATACGTTCCTAATAAACCTGGATTAATAAATTCCATGAGGCTCCATAAATCCCCCAAGCTATTCTCAACCGGTGTACCCGTTAGGGCTATCGTGAAATTTGCTTGAATTAAGCGCATGGTTTTTGACGTCATTGACATCGGATTCTTCATTGCCTGAGCTTCATCGGCTACGCACACATCAAATACTGTACCCTGTAATTTCACAGCATCGCGCATCAGTGTCCCATAGGTAGTCAACAAAATCTCACCAGCTTTTAGGACCTTGAGTACTTTAGATCTCGATGGACCCAAATATTGATAAACTTTAAACTCAGGTGCAAACTTCTTAACTTCTTCCTCCCAATTAAATAATAAGGAACGTGGTGCGACAATCAAAATCGGCTTATTTAATTCATTTTGATGCGCCAAGTGATGCAAAAATGCCAATACTTGAACAGTTTTACCCAAACCCATATCATCTGCTAAACAAGTACCTAAGCCTAACTTTTGCATTTCTATAAACCAAGCAAGGGATTGCTTTTGATAATCCCTTAAGGTCGCTTTAAAGCCTTCCTGAGGCTCTTGAGGAGCTAGGTTTTTGAAGCTTTCTAATTTTTCACTTAAGGTCGGATAATCAAACTCACAGTTTTGGTCCTCAATCTCTTTTAATTGTTTCTCTACTAAGAGCGACTGTTGACGGTGGAAACGCAAACCTTCTAAGCTCATCTCACCCAACTCAGTTAAAGCCGTGAAATTCTTCAACCATTCTTCCGGTAGTAAGCCTAAACTGCCATCATCTAAAACAATAAATTGTTCTCCATTCATCCATTGGCGTAAGATATCCGGCAAGGATACTCCTGCTCCGTCAAACTCGACTTTACCCTGTATTTCCAACCACTCCATTGAACTGCTTACTTGCAATGAATAATCTCTGGGGACACGTAATGATTTTCCCTCTGCCATCGTTTGCCATTTGCGTTCTTTCAGTGCAGGAACCACCTCTGGCAATTTAGCAGGCAATAGTTTCCAGCCGGGCTCTGGCCCCGAATTCATATATTCAAAACCTAATGCGTAAAGCAATTCTTTTGAGAATTTTTCCTCTCGTAGCTTACGTTGAAAAATTTCTTTATTTTTAACATCAATTACCTCTTCATCGGCAGAGGCATCATTAATTTCACCTTCTCCATAAATCCAAAATAAATCGACATGGAGCATCTCTCGGTTTTTAACGCGGTATTCTGCTGTCTTAAAATAGAGCTTCCCTAAAACATCCGTCGAAGCTTTGGCGGTATAACGCAAAGCTTCGGGTAAATGATCTGTCACTAATTGGCTAGGTGACAAGTAATCCTTGATCCAATCACTCACATCTTTTTGCTCTAATTTTAAAAATCCTCTTGGCCACGACTCTAGGATTTTTTGGGCTCCCAGCACATCATAAAATAAAATGCTCCCGTCGTTATAGTAAACTCCGGGTATATACTGCTGGTAAGTCATCATTTCATTTTGCGAATTACGCAGATTCACGTTTAGATGAAAATCTGCCTCTCCGCTTTGCATTGCCTGTAATTCTAAATGCCATTGTCCTTTGACATAGTCTAGTTTTTTGAGTCGCCGATCTTCAGCTCTCCAATACAATTGTTTAGCCCTGGCTATTTTCAGTAATTGATCCGAGCTAAGACCTTCAATTTCTACATAAAAAACTTTCCCTTCATTTTTTAAGGGTAGCTCTTTAAAAAAATCTAACAGTCCCAAATCATGGGCATTGCACTCGGCTCTCCGAGGATCAAAATATCCTCCTTTACCACTAGCTTTCCAAAAAAACTCTAGCCGCTTTTGATATAAACAAAATATCACTGTGATATCACTAGTCGTACATAAACGAGGAGCTATACCAGCGGATTTCTGTGATGGTTTAATTGGGGATTGAGATGTGAAATTCGATGCTTGATAACTAGCTTCTTGAAAATGACTTTCTTGCGAAACTTCTTCTTCCTGAATCTTGGATTCCATTGCCCGCATGGGCAAAATTTTTGCCGCCACATTTTTTTTCAGTGCATTAAGTAAAACTTCACGTTCTTGAGCTACTTGCAAGGCTCTAGACAAATGCTCGCAGAATTTGCCTTCTGACTCAATCCCACAGTCACATTCTACATAGAGCCTACGCTGACTTATGCGAAGTTCGCAAAACACACTCTCTTTGCGGCTACTGACTTCTGCACAAGCATAATCGGCGGCTCCTTCATCAAAGCGAACTGAATACTGTTCACTTTCAATATCGGACAAATATTCTCTAAACTTATCAAATAAGTTTTTCATTTAACGACATTCGAAGCAAGCATGCGAATACTGCCTAGATGAGGATATAAATTTATTTTTTACCCTTAACTATTGAGCTCGGATTTCTCTCTAAGTAGTCCATCAATCTACGTATGGTATCGAGAGTACGATCAAAATTATTCAAACTATTTGAGGTGTCTTTACTTAAATCAACCAATGCTTTACCAATTTTACCTTCTCCCGATAATATCTTTTCAACTTGAGGTGTTAATGAAACTAAAGCATTTAAATTTTTCTCCACCATATCTAAAGCTACTGCTACTCCATCACTCATACGGTTAAAATCTTTTCTAATGAGATCAGATGTTTTAGTCGCACTCACCAAAGCTTTATTGAGCTCGACGCTATTGACGTCTAGATTCGCAAGAGTTTTCCTGAAACTTGTCGTCGTATCGCCAACTTTTGCTGCCACAACTTCTTTTTCCAGTACTTGTGTGAACTTATCTATGCGCTTTAATGATAAAGAAAGGTCTTTACTTAAAGTCAATAATTCTTCGCTAGCAAATTTATCTAGACTCGTCATTGTTTTTTCTGCACTCGCCATCGCTTTTTCTGCATTTGCTCCAATTTGTTTAAAATCAATTCTCGCAACACCGTCTAGTATTTTTTCCACATCAACAACTAAATCTTCTAGTGATGAACGCAGTGCGGGAATATAGGTCTCGGTCACCTCGAAAGGGAGTTTGACCTTATTATCTCTTTTGGTATCGATATAATCTAGTTCAACATATTTCATACCGGTAATACCTGCATAATTTAGGCTTGCACGCATCCCTTTTTCTACGGACTCAATTATATA is from Lentisphaera profundi and encodes:
- a CDS encoding MlaD family protein — translated: MESKHFKLGVFVLSGLVLFICALFYLGLREQFRQSFDFVTYFDRSVQGLEVGSSVKLKGVTVGRVTSVELWENEFVKVTMTAVPRNVSDSEIKDLSEDQVQVRFQGYIIESVEKGMRASLNYAGITGMKYVELDYIDTKRDNKVKLPFEVTETYIPALRSSLEDLVVDVEKILDGVARIDFKQIGANAEKAMASAEKTMTSLDKFASEELLTLSKDLSLSLKRIDKFTQVLEKEVVAAKVGDTTTSFRKTLANLDVNSVELNKALVSATKTSDLIRKDFNRMSDGVAVALDMVEKNLNALVSLTPQVEKILSGEGKIGKALVDLSKDTSNSLNNFDRTLDTIRRLMDYLERNPSSIVKGKK
- a CDS encoding DEAD/DEAH box helicase, with amino-acid sequence MKNLFDKFREYLSDIESEQYSVRFDEGAADYACAEVSSRKESVFCELRISQRRLYVECDCGIESEGKFCEHLSRALQVAQEREVLLNALKKNVAAKILPMRAMESKIQEEEVSQESHFQEASYQASNFTSQSPIKPSQKSAGIAPRLCTTSDITVIFCLYQKRLEFFWKASGKGGYFDPRRAECNAHDLGLLDFFKELPLKNEGKVFYVEIEGLSSDQLLKIARAKQLYWRAEDRRLKKLDYVKGQWHLELQAMQSGEADFHLNVNLRNSQNEMMTYQQYIPGVYYNDGSILFYDVLGAQKILESWPRGFLKLEQKDVSDWIKDYLSPSQLVTDHLPEALRYTAKASTDVLGKLYFKTAEYRVKNREMLHVDLFWIYGEGEINDASADEEVIDVKNKEIFQRKLREEKFSKELLYALGFEYMNSGPEPGWKLLPAKLPEVVPALKERKWQTMAEGKSLRVPRDYSLQVSSSMEWLEIQGKVEFDGAGVSLPDILRQWMNGEQFIVLDDGSLGLLPEEWLKNFTALTELGEMSLEGLRFHRQQSLLVEKQLKEIEDQNCEFDYPTLSEKLESFKNLAPQEPQEGFKATLRDYQKQSLAWFIEMQKLGLGTCLADDMGLGKTVQVLAFLHHLAHQNELNKPILIVAPRSLLFNWEEEVKKFAPEFKVYQYLGPSRSKVLKVLKAGEILLTTYGTLMRDAVKLQGTVFDVCVADEAQAMKNPMSMTSKTMRLIQANFTIALTGTPVENSLGDLWSLMEFINPGLLGTYKHFSKIYLDPKCSQKNLEALRQTIHPLMLRRRKSEVAKELPPKTEQVLFCEMDGVQDKIYREIEAYYAQEKGKDEKKKEGDKPFNMLAALTRLRQAACHPCLVNEDYKEVESAKITVLMSQLQQVFESGSKALIFSQFTTFLDLIEERIQSAKWNYTRLDGSTKDRQVPVREFNDNPDCRFFLISLKAGGTGLNLTQAQYVYLMDPWWNPAAENQAIDRAYRIGQERAVSAYRLVAKGSIEDKMLALQAQKSQLVDDVIEAGAFQGKLNQDDLRALLK